The following coding sequences lie in one Polynucleobacter necessarius genomic window:
- a CDS encoding fumarate hydratase, producing the protein MTNIKQNDLIQSVADAFQFISYYHPKDFITAMGKAYELEQGHGAKDAIAQILTNSRMCAEGRRPLCQDTGIAVVFLKIGMNVQWPDATMSVTDMVNEGVRRAYLNPDNILRASVLADPAGKRKNTGDNTPAVIHYEIVPGDDVEVICAAKGGGSENKAKMVMLNPSDSIVDWVLKTVPTMGAGWCPPGILGIGIGGTPEKAMLMAKESLMGPVDIQELIARGAKTRAEELRLEIYDKVNKLGIGAQGLGGLATVLDIKIMEYPTHAASLPVAMIPNCAATRHVHFHLHGDGPAKLEAPSLSDWPDVTWTPGVQKSKRINLDTLTAEEVTSWKPGETLLLNGKILTGRDAAHKRIQGMLAKGEELPVSFKNRVIYYVGPVDPVRDEVVGPAGPTTSTRMDKFTEMMLSKTGLISMIGKAERGPEAIEAIKKHKSAYLMAVGGAAYLVSKAIQTSKVVGFADLGMEAIYEFDVKDMPVTVAVNSEGVSMHHEGPRDWQAKIAGIPRSRLPNSSAVTE; encoded by the coding sequence ATGACAAATATCAAACAAAACGACCTGATTCAAAGCGTTGCGGATGCCTTTCAATTCATCTCTTACTACCACCCCAAGGACTTTATTACCGCCATGGGCAAGGCTTATGAGCTAGAACAGGGTCATGGCGCCAAGGATGCCATTGCTCAAATTCTGACCAATAGCCGGATGTGTGCCGAAGGCCGTCGCCCACTTTGCCAAGATACGGGCATTGCAGTGGTGTTTCTCAAAATTGGTATGAATGTGCAATGGCCTGATGCCACGATGAGCGTCACGGATATGGTCAACGAAGGTGTGCGCCGCGCTTACCTTAATCCCGACAATATATTGCGCGCCTCTGTATTAGCCGATCCCGCTGGTAAACGTAAAAACACCGGCGATAACACTCCTGCCGTGATCCATTATGAAATCGTTCCCGGCGATGATGTTGAAGTCATTTGCGCTGCCAAGGGTGGCGGCTCCGAAAACAAAGCCAAAATGGTGATGCTCAATCCATCCGATTCGATCGTGGACTGGGTTCTCAAAACAGTACCGACTATGGGTGCTGGTTGGTGCCCTCCTGGCATTCTCGGCATTGGTATTGGTGGCACCCCTGAAAAAGCCATGTTGATGGCAAAAGAGTCCTTGATGGGTCCAGTAGACATTCAGGAATTAATTGCTCGTGGAGCAAAGACTCGCGCTGAAGAGTTGCGTCTAGAGATCTATGACAAAGTAAACAAACTGGGTATTGGTGCACAAGGTCTTGGCGGTCTTGCAACCGTCTTGGATATCAAAATCATGGAATACCCAACGCACGCAGCCTCATTACCAGTTGCCATGATTCCTAACTGTGCTGCCACACGTCATGTGCATTTCCATTTACATGGTGACGGTCCTGCAAAATTAGAGGCTCCTTCCCTCTCTGATTGGCCGGACGTTACTTGGACTCCAGGCGTTCAGAAATCCAAGCGCATCAATTTAGATACCCTGACCGCAGAAGAAGTGACCAGTTGGAAACCAGGCGAGACCCTTTTGTTAAACGGTAAGATTTTGACTGGTCGCGATGCCGCCCATAAACGTATTCAGGGCATGCTCGCCAAAGGCGAAGAATTGCCAGTAAGCTTTAAGAATCGTGTGATTTATTACGTAGGTCCTGTAGATCCAGTGCGCGATGAAGTTGTCGGTCCTGCAGGTCCAACTACATCAACCCGTATGGATAAGTTCACAGAAATGATGCTTTCGAAAACTGGTTTGATCTCCATGATTGGCAAAGCTGAGCGTGGACCTGAAGCAATTGAGGCTATCAAGAAACATAAATCAGCCTATTTAATGGCTGTTGGTGGAGCCGCTTATTTAGTGTCCAAAGCAATCCAAACCTCTAAAGTGGTTGGCTTTGCAGATTTAGGCATGGAAGCTATTTATGAGTTCGATGTAAAAGATATGCCCGTTACTGTTGCTGTAAATTCAGAGGGTGTCTCTATGCATCATGAAGGGCCACGTGATTGGCAAGCTAAGATTGCTGGAATCCCCCGGTCAAGATTGCCTAATTCATCAGCGGTAACTGAGTAA
- the murI gene encoding glutamate racemase, translating to MALIGVFDSGVGGLSILDEALRQLPQHDYIYLADSANAPYGEKSSDWIAARSLVLCRHLASKGCDAIVVACNTATAEAIQQIRSELAIPIIGVEPGIKPASMQSQNHIVGVLATEATLKSDKFNALLATLPKDCQFIKQAGVGLVPLIESGKADSTETLELLANHLEPIQIAGADTLVLGCTHFPFLRKAIRKLLGESITLIDTSDAVVRQLKRQLEALHHQTPIKNCGAVVLVSSKNADTLLSSAQDLMSTDLDQHTARALGDVQ from the coding sequence TTGGCACTCATTGGGGTATTTGATTCTGGCGTTGGAGGCTTGTCCATTTTGGATGAGGCTCTGCGCCAGCTTCCCCAGCACGACTATATCTATCTCGCCGATTCAGCAAACGCTCCTTATGGAGAAAAATCGAGCGATTGGATCGCTGCGCGCAGTCTTGTCTTATGCAGGCATTTGGCAAGCAAAGGCTGTGATGCAATTGTGGTTGCTTGCAATACTGCAACGGCTGAAGCTATTCAACAAATACGAAGTGAGCTCGCTATTCCGATTATTGGTGTTGAGCCTGGAATTAAGCCAGCCTCAATGCAATCGCAAAATCATATCGTGGGTGTGCTCGCTACTGAAGCCACTCTAAAGAGTGACAAATTTAACGCTTTGCTAGCTACCTTACCCAAGGATTGCCAGTTCATTAAGCAAGCTGGTGTAGGGCTAGTGCCCTTAATAGAATCCGGCAAAGCTGATAGCACAGAAACCCTAGAGCTATTAGCCAATCACCTTGAGCCCATTCAAATCGCTGGGGCAGATACCTTAGTGCTTGGCTGCACTCATTTTCCATTTTTAAGAAAAGCAATCCGTAAATTACTTGGTGAATCGATTACGCTGATCGATACCAGCGATGCAGTAGTCAGACAACTCAAGAGGCAACTTGAAGCGCTTCATCATCAGACTCCCATCAAGAATTGCGGGGCAGTTGTATTGGTGAGTAGTAAGAATGCAGACACTCTTTTGTCGAGCGCACAAGATTTAATGTCTACGGATTTAGATCAACATACAGCACGCGCGTTAGGTGATGTGCAATGA